In Camelus bactrianus isolate YW-2024 breed Bactrian camel chromosome 10, ASM4877302v1, whole genome shotgun sequence, a genomic segment contains:
- the MARK2 gene encoding serine/threonine-protein kinase MARK2 isoform X2: MSSARTPLPTLNERDTEQPTLGHLDSKPSSKSNMLRGRNSATSADEQPHIGNYRLLKTIGKGNFAKVKLARHILTGKEVAVKIIDKTQLNSSSLQKLFREVRIMKVLNHPNIVKLFEVIETEKTLYLVMEYASGGEVFDYLVAHGRMKEKEARAKFRQIVSAVQYCHQKFIVHRDLKAENLLLDADMNIKIADFGFSNEFTFGNKLDTFCGSPPYAAPELFQGKKYDGPEVDVWSLGVILYTLVSGSLPFDGQNLKELRERVLRGKYRIPFYMSTDCENLLKKFLILNPSKRGTLEQIMKDRWMNVGHEDDELKPYVEPLPDYKDPRRTELMVSMGYTREEIQDSLVGQRYNEVMATYLLLGYKSSELEGDTITLKPRPSTDLTNSSAPSPSHKVQRSVSANPKQRRFSDQAGPAIPTSNSYSKKTQSNNAENKRPEEDRESGRKASSTAKVPASPLPGLERKKTTPTPSTNSVLSTSTNRSRNSPLLERASLGQASIQNGKDSLTMPGSRASTASASAAVSAARPRQHQKSMSASVHPNKATGLPPTDSNCEVPRPSTAPQRVPVASPSAHNISSSGGAPDRTNFPRGVSSRSTFHAGQLRQVRDQQNLPYSVTPASPSGNSQGRRGASGSIFSKFTSKFVRRNLSFRFARRNLNEPESKDRVETLRPHVVGSGGNDKEKEEFREAKPRSLRFTWSMKTTSSMEPNEMMREIRKVLDANSCQSELHEKYMLLCMHGTPGHENFVQWEMEVCKLPRLSLNGVRFKRISGTSMAFKNIASKIANELKL, encoded by the exons CCCACCCTGGGACACCTCGACTCCAAGCCCAGCAGTAAGTCCAACATGCTGCGGGGCCGCAACTCAGCCACCTCTGCTGATGAGCAGCCCCATATCGGCAACTATCGACTCCTCAAGACCATTGGCAAGGGTAACTTCGCCAAGGTGAAGCTGGCTCGGCACATCCTGACTGGGAAAGAG GTAGCTGTGAAGATTATTGACAAGACTCAACTGAattcctccagcctccagaaa CTATTCCGTGAAGTAAGAATAATGAAGGTTTTGAATCATCCCAACATAG TTAAGTTATTTGAAGTGATCGAGACCGAAAAAACTCTCTACCTTGTCATGGAGTACGCTAGTGGAG GAGAGGTGTTTGATTACCTAGTGGCTCATGGCAGGATGAAAGAAAAAGAGGCTCGAGCCAAATTCCGCCAG atAGTGTCTGCTGTGCAGTACTGTCACCAGAAGTTTATTGTTCATAGAGACTTAAAG GCAGAAAACCTGCTCTTGGATGCTGATATGAACATCAAGATTGCAGATTTTGGCTTCAGCAACGAATTCACCTTTGGGAACAAGCTGGATACCTTCTGTGGCAGTCCCCCTTATGCTGCCCCGGAGCTCTTCCAGGGCAAAAAATACGATGGACCCGAGGTGGATGTGTGGAGTCTGGGAGTTATCCTCTATACACTGGTCAGCGGATCCCTGCCTTTTGATGGACAGAACCTCAAG GAGCTGCGGGAGCGGGTACTGAGGGGAAAATACCGTATTCCGTTCTACATGTCCACAGACTGTGAAAACCTGCTTAAGAAATTTCTCATTCTCAATCCCAGTAAGAGAGGCACTTTAGAG CAAATCATGAAAGATCGATGGATGAATGTGGGTCACGAAGATGATGAACTAAAGCCTTATGTGGAGCCACTTCCTGACTACAAGGACCCCCGGCGAACAG AGTTGATGGTGTCCATGGGTTACACGCGGGAAGAGATCCAGGACTCACTGGTGGGCCAGAGGTACAACGAGGTGATGGCCACCTATCTACTCCTGGGCTACAAGAGCTCTGAG CTGGAGGGCGACACCATCACCTTGAAGCCCCGGCCTTCCACTGATCTGACCAATAGCAgtgccccttccccctcccacaaGGTACAGCGCAGTGTCTCAGCCAACCCCAAGCAGCGGCGCTTTAGTGACCAGG CTGGTCCTGCCATTCCCACTTCTAATTCCTACTCTAAGAAGACTCAGAGTAACAACGCAGAGAATAAGAGGCCAGAGGAGGACCGGGAGTCAGGGAGGAAGGCCAGCAGCACCGCCAAAGTGCCTGCCAGCCCCCTGCCGGGCCTGGAGAGGAAgaagaccacccccaccccatccacg AACAGCGTCCTCTCCACCAGCACAAATCGAAGCAGGAATTCCCCACTTTTGGAGAGGGCCAGCCTTGGCCAGGCCTCCATCCAGAACGGCAAAGACAG CCTAACCATGCCAGGGTCCCGGGCCTCCACGGCTTCTGCTTCCGCCGCAGTCTCTGCGGCCCGGCCCCGCCAGCACCAGAAATCCATGTCGGCCTCCGTGCACCCCAACAAGGCCACTGGGCTGCCCCCCACGGACAGTAACTGTGAGGTGCCGCGGCCCAG CACAGCCCCCCAGCGTGTCCCTGTCGCCTCCCCCTCTGCCCACAACATCAGCAGCAGTGGTGGAGCCCCAGACCGAACTAATTTCCCCCGGGGCGTGTCCAGTCGAAGCACCTTCCACGCTGGGCAGCTCCGGCAGGTGCGGGACCAGCAGAATTTGCCCTACAGTGTaaccccagcctctccctctggCAACAGCCAGGGCCGACGGGGGGCCTCGGGGAGCATCTTCAGCAAATTCACCTCCAAGTTTGTACGCAG aaatCTGTCTTTCAGGTTTGCCAGAAG gaacctgaaTGAACCTGAAAGCAAAGACCGAGTGGAGACGCTCAG ACCTCACGTGGTGGGCAGTGGTGGCAATGACAAAGAGAAGGAGGAGTTTCGGGAGGCCAAGCCCCGCTCACTACGCTTCACGTGGAGTATGAAGACCACGAGCTCCATGGAACCCAATGAGATGATGCGGGAGATCCGCAAGGTGCTGGACGCAAACAGCTGCCAGAGTGAGCTGCACGAGAAGTACATGCTGCTGTGCATGCACGGCACGCCGGGCCACGAGAACTTCGTGCAGTGGGAGATGGAGGTGTGCAAACTGCCGCGGCTGTCCCTCAATGGTGTTCGGTTTAAGCGGATATCTGGCACCTCCATGGCCTTCAAAAACATTGCCTCCAAAATAGCCAACGAGCTTAAGCTTTAA
- the MARK2 gene encoding serine/threonine-protein kinase MARK2 isoform X8 produces the protein MLRGRNSATSADEQPHIGNYRLLKTIGKGNFAKVKLARHILTGKEVAVKIIDKTQLNSSSLQKLFREVRIMKVLNHPNIVKLFEVIETEKTLYLVMEYASGGEVFDYLVAHGRMKEKEARAKFRQIVSAVQYCHQKFIVHRDLKAENLLLDADMNIKIADFGFSNEFTFGNKLDTFCGSPPYAAPELFQGKKYDGPEVDVWSLGVILYTLVSGSLPFDGQNLKELRERVLRGKYRIPFYMSTDCENLLKKFLILNPSKRGTLEQIMKDRWMNVGHEDDELKPYVEPLPDYKDPRRTELMVSMGYTREEIQDSLVGQRYNEVMATYLLLGYKSSELEGDTITLKPRPSTDLTNSSAPSPSHKVQRSVSANPKQRRFSDQAAGPAIPTSNSYSKKTQSNNAENKRPEEDRESGRKASSTAKVPASPLPGLERKKTTPTPSTNSVLSTSTNRSRNSPLLERASLGQASIQNGKDSLTMPGSRASTASASAAVSAARPRQHQKSMSASVHPNKATGLPPTDSNCEVPRPSTAPQRVPVASPSAHNISSSGGAPDRTNFPRGVSSRSTFHAGQLRQVRDQQNLPYSVTPASPSGNSQGRRGASGSIFSKFTSKFVRRNLSFRFARRNLNEPESKDRVETLRPHVVGSGGNDKEKEEFREAKPRSLRFTWSMKTTSSMEPNEMMREIRKVLDANSCQSELHEKYMLLCMHGTPGHENFVQWEMEVCKLPRLSLNGVRFKRISGTSMAFKNIASKIANELKL, from the exons ATGCTGCGGGGCCGCAACTCAGCCACCTCTGCTGATGAGCAGCCCCATATCGGCAACTATCGACTCCTCAAGACCATTGGCAAGGGTAACTTCGCCAAGGTGAAGCTGGCTCGGCACATCCTGACTGGGAAAGAG GTAGCTGTGAAGATTATTGACAAGACTCAACTGAattcctccagcctccagaaa CTATTCCGTGAAGTAAGAATAATGAAGGTTTTGAATCATCCCAACATAG TTAAGTTATTTGAAGTGATCGAGACCGAAAAAACTCTCTACCTTGTCATGGAGTACGCTAGTGGAG GAGAGGTGTTTGATTACCTAGTGGCTCATGGCAGGATGAAAGAAAAAGAGGCTCGAGCCAAATTCCGCCAG atAGTGTCTGCTGTGCAGTACTGTCACCAGAAGTTTATTGTTCATAGAGACTTAAAG GCAGAAAACCTGCTCTTGGATGCTGATATGAACATCAAGATTGCAGATTTTGGCTTCAGCAACGAATTCACCTTTGGGAACAAGCTGGATACCTTCTGTGGCAGTCCCCCTTATGCTGCCCCGGAGCTCTTCCAGGGCAAAAAATACGATGGACCCGAGGTGGATGTGTGGAGTCTGGGAGTTATCCTCTATACACTGGTCAGCGGATCCCTGCCTTTTGATGGACAGAACCTCAAG GAGCTGCGGGAGCGGGTACTGAGGGGAAAATACCGTATTCCGTTCTACATGTCCACAGACTGTGAAAACCTGCTTAAGAAATTTCTCATTCTCAATCCCAGTAAGAGAGGCACTTTAGAG CAAATCATGAAAGATCGATGGATGAATGTGGGTCACGAAGATGATGAACTAAAGCCTTATGTGGAGCCACTTCCTGACTACAAGGACCCCCGGCGAACAG AGTTGATGGTGTCCATGGGTTACACGCGGGAAGAGATCCAGGACTCACTGGTGGGCCAGAGGTACAACGAGGTGATGGCCACCTATCTACTCCTGGGCTACAAGAGCTCTGAG CTGGAGGGCGACACCATCACCTTGAAGCCCCGGCCTTCCACTGATCTGACCAATAGCAgtgccccttccccctcccacaaGGTACAGCGCAGTGTCTCAGCCAACCCCAAGCAGCGGCGCTTTAGTGACCAGG CAGCTGGTCCTGCCATTCCCACTTCTAATTCCTACTCTAAGAAGACTCAGAGTAACAACGCAGAGAATAAGAGGCCAGAGGAGGACCGGGAGTCAGGGAGGAAGGCCAGCAGCACCGCCAAAGTGCCTGCCAGCCCCCTGCCGGGCCTGGAGAGGAAgaagaccacccccaccccatccacg AACAGCGTCCTCTCCACCAGCACAAATCGAAGCAGGAATTCCCCACTTTTGGAGAGGGCCAGCCTTGGCCAGGCCTCCATCCAGAACGGCAAAGACAG CCTAACCATGCCAGGGTCCCGGGCCTCCACGGCTTCTGCTTCCGCCGCAGTCTCTGCGGCCCGGCCCCGCCAGCACCAGAAATCCATGTCGGCCTCCGTGCACCCCAACAAGGCCACTGGGCTGCCCCCCACGGACAGTAACTGTGAGGTGCCGCGGCCCAG CACAGCCCCCCAGCGTGTCCCTGTCGCCTCCCCCTCTGCCCACAACATCAGCAGCAGTGGTGGAGCCCCAGACCGAACTAATTTCCCCCGGGGCGTGTCCAGTCGAAGCACCTTCCACGCTGGGCAGCTCCGGCAGGTGCGGGACCAGCAGAATTTGCCCTACAGTGTaaccccagcctctccctctggCAACAGCCAGGGCCGACGGGGGGCCTCGGGGAGCATCTTCAGCAAATTCACCTCCAAGTTTGTACGCAG aaatCTGTCTTTCAGGTTTGCCAGAAG gaacctgaaTGAACCTGAAAGCAAAGACCGAGTGGAGACGCTCAG ACCTCACGTGGTGGGCAGTGGTGGCAATGACAAAGAGAAGGAGGAGTTTCGGGAGGCCAAGCCCCGCTCACTACGCTTCACGTGGAGTATGAAGACCACGAGCTCCATGGAACCCAATGAGATGATGCGGGAGATCCGCAAGGTGCTGGACGCAAACAGCTGCCAGAGTGAGCTGCACGAGAAGTACATGCTGCTGTGCATGCACGGCACGCCGGGCCACGAGAACTTCGTGCAGTGGGAGATGGAGGTGTGCAAACTGCCGCGGCTGTCCCTCAATGGTGTTCGGTTTAAGCGGATATCTGGCACCTCCATGGCCTTCAAAAACATTGCCTCCAAAATAGCCAACGAGCTTAAGCTTTAA
- the MARK2 gene encoding serine/threonine-protein kinase MARK2 isoform X5 has translation MSSARTPLPTLNERDTEQPTLGHLDSKPSSKSNMLRGRNSATSADEQPHIGNYRLLKTIGKGNFAKVKLARHILTGKEVAVKIIDKTQLNSSSLQKLFREVRIMKVLNHPNIVKLFEVIETEKTLYLVMEYASGGEVFDYLVAHGRMKEKEARAKFRQIVSAVQYCHQKFIVHRDLKAENLLLDADMNIKIADFGFSNEFTFGNKLDTFCGSPPYAAPELFQGKKYDGPEVDVWSLGVILYTLVSGSLPFDGQNLKELRERVLRGKYRIPFYMSTDCENLLKKFLILNPSKRGTLEQIMKDRWMNVGHEDDELKPYVEPLPDYKDPRRTELMVSMGYTREEIQDSLVGQRYNEVMATYLLLGYKSSELEGDTITLKPRPSTDLTNSSAPSPSHKVQRSVSANPKQRRFSDQAGPAIPTSNSYSKKTQSNNAENKRPEEDRESGRKASSTAKVPASPLPGLERKKTTPTPSTNSVLSTSTNRSRNSPLLERASLGQASIQNGKDSLTMPGSRASTASASAAVSAARPRQHQKSMSASVHPNKATGLPPTDSNCEVPRPSTAPQRVPVASPSAHNISSSGGAPDRTNFPRGVSSRSTFHAGQLRQVRDQQNLPYSVTPASPSGNSQGRRGASGSIFSKFTSKFVRRNLNEPESKDRVETLRPHVVGSGGNDKEKEEFREAKPRSLRFTWSMKTTSSMEPNEMMREIRKVLDANSCQSELHEKYMLLCMHGTPGHENFVQWEMEVCKLPRLSLNGVRFKRISGTSMAFKNIASKIANELKL, from the exons CCCACCCTGGGACACCTCGACTCCAAGCCCAGCAGTAAGTCCAACATGCTGCGGGGCCGCAACTCAGCCACCTCTGCTGATGAGCAGCCCCATATCGGCAACTATCGACTCCTCAAGACCATTGGCAAGGGTAACTTCGCCAAGGTGAAGCTGGCTCGGCACATCCTGACTGGGAAAGAG GTAGCTGTGAAGATTATTGACAAGACTCAACTGAattcctccagcctccagaaa CTATTCCGTGAAGTAAGAATAATGAAGGTTTTGAATCATCCCAACATAG TTAAGTTATTTGAAGTGATCGAGACCGAAAAAACTCTCTACCTTGTCATGGAGTACGCTAGTGGAG GAGAGGTGTTTGATTACCTAGTGGCTCATGGCAGGATGAAAGAAAAAGAGGCTCGAGCCAAATTCCGCCAG atAGTGTCTGCTGTGCAGTACTGTCACCAGAAGTTTATTGTTCATAGAGACTTAAAG GCAGAAAACCTGCTCTTGGATGCTGATATGAACATCAAGATTGCAGATTTTGGCTTCAGCAACGAATTCACCTTTGGGAACAAGCTGGATACCTTCTGTGGCAGTCCCCCTTATGCTGCCCCGGAGCTCTTCCAGGGCAAAAAATACGATGGACCCGAGGTGGATGTGTGGAGTCTGGGAGTTATCCTCTATACACTGGTCAGCGGATCCCTGCCTTTTGATGGACAGAACCTCAAG GAGCTGCGGGAGCGGGTACTGAGGGGAAAATACCGTATTCCGTTCTACATGTCCACAGACTGTGAAAACCTGCTTAAGAAATTTCTCATTCTCAATCCCAGTAAGAGAGGCACTTTAGAG CAAATCATGAAAGATCGATGGATGAATGTGGGTCACGAAGATGATGAACTAAAGCCTTATGTGGAGCCACTTCCTGACTACAAGGACCCCCGGCGAACAG AGTTGATGGTGTCCATGGGTTACACGCGGGAAGAGATCCAGGACTCACTGGTGGGCCAGAGGTACAACGAGGTGATGGCCACCTATCTACTCCTGGGCTACAAGAGCTCTGAG CTGGAGGGCGACACCATCACCTTGAAGCCCCGGCCTTCCACTGATCTGACCAATAGCAgtgccccttccccctcccacaaGGTACAGCGCAGTGTCTCAGCCAACCCCAAGCAGCGGCGCTTTAGTGACCAGG CTGGTCCTGCCATTCCCACTTCTAATTCCTACTCTAAGAAGACTCAGAGTAACAACGCAGAGAATAAGAGGCCAGAGGAGGACCGGGAGTCAGGGAGGAAGGCCAGCAGCACCGCCAAAGTGCCTGCCAGCCCCCTGCCGGGCCTGGAGAGGAAgaagaccacccccaccccatccacg AACAGCGTCCTCTCCACCAGCACAAATCGAAGCAGGAATTCCCCACTTTTGGAGAGGGCCAGCCTTGGCCAGGCCTCCATCCAGAACGGCAAAGACAG CCTAACCATGCCAGGGTCCCGGGCCTCCACGGCTTCTGCTTCCGCCGCAGTCTCTGCGGCCCGGCCCCGCCAGCACCAGAAATCCATGTCGGCCTCCGTGCACCCCAACAAGGCCACTGGGCTGCCCCCCACGGACAGTAACTGTGAGGTGCCGCGGCCCAG CACAGCCCCCCAGCGTGTCCCTGTCGCCTCCCCCTCTGCCCACAACATCAGCAGCAGTGGTGGAGCCCCAGACCGAACTAATTTCCCCCGGGGCGTGTCCAGTCGAAGCACCTTCCACGCTGGGCAGCTCCGGCAGGTGCGGGACCAGCAGAATTTGCCCTACAGTGTaaccccagcctctccctctggCAACAGCCAGGGCCGACGGGGGGCCTCGGGGAGCATCTTCAGCAAATTCACCTCCAAGTTTGTACGCAG gaacctgaaTGAACCTGAAAGCAAAGACCGAGTGGAGACGCTCAG ACCTCACGTGGTGGGCAGTGGTGGCAATGACAAAGAGAAGGAGGAGTTTCGGGAGGCCAAGCCCCGCTCACTACGCTTCACGTGGAGTATGAAGACCACGAGCTCCATGGAACCCAATGAGATGATGCGGGAGATCCGCAAGGTGCTGGACGCAAACAGCTGCCAGAGTGAGCTGCACGAGAAGTACATGCTGCTGTGCATGCACGGCACGCCGGGCCACGAGAACTTCGTGCAGTGGGAGATGGAGGTGTGCAAACTGCCGCGGCTGTCCCTCAATGGTGTTCGGTTTAAGCGGATATCTGGCACCTCCATGGCCTTCAAAAACATTGCCTCCAAAATAGCCAACGAGCTTAAGCTTTAA
- the MARK2 gene encoding serine/threonine-protein kinase MARK2 isoform X3, with product MTAAIWRKINGCPTLGHLDSKPSSKSNMLRGRNSATSADEQPHIGNYRLLKTIGKGNFAKVKLARHILTGKEVAVKIIDKTQLNSSSLQKLFREVRIMKVLNHPNIVKLFEVIETEKTLYLVMEYASGGEVFDYLVAHGRMKEKEARAKFRQIVSAVQYCHQKFIVHRDLKAENLLLDADMNIKIADFGFSNEFTFGNKLDTFCGSPPYAAPELFQGKKYDGPEVDVWSLGVILYTLVSGSLPFDGQNLKELRERVLRGKYRIPFYMSTDCENLLKKFLILNPSKRGTLEQIMKDRWMNVGHEDDELKPYVEPLPDYKDPRRTELMVSMGYTREEIQDSLVGQRYNEVMATYLLLGYKSSELEGDTITLKPRPSTDLTNSSAPSPSHKVQRSVSANPKQRRFSDQAAGPAIPTSNSYSKKTQSNNAENKRPEEDRESGRKASSTAKVPASPLPGLERKKTTPTPSTNSVLSTSTNRSRNSPLLERASLGQASIQNGKDSLTMPGSRASTASASAAVSAARPRQHQKSMSASVHPNKATGLPPTDSNCEVPRPSTAPQRVPVASPSAHNISSSGGAPDRTNFPRGVSSRSTFHAGQLRQVRDQQNLPYSVTPASPSGNSQGRRGASGSIFSKFTSKFVRRNLSFRFARRNLNEPESKDRVETLRPHVVGSGGNDKEKEEFREAKPRSLRFTWSMKTTSSMEPNEMMREIRKVLDANSCQSELHEKYMLLCMHGTPGHENFVQWEMEVCKLPRLSLNGVRFKRISGTSMAFKNIASKIANELKL from the exons ATGACAGCAGCGATCTGGAGGAAAATTAATGGATGT CCCACCCTGGGACACCTCGACTCCAAGCCCAGCAGTAAGTCCAACATGCTGCGGGGCCGCAACTCAGCCACCTCTGCTGATGAGCAGCCCCATATCGGCAACTATCGACTCCTCAAGACCATTGGCAAGGGTAACTTCGCCAAGGTGAAGCTGGCTCGGCACATCCTGACTGGGAAAGAG GTAGCTGTGAAGATTATTGACAAGACTCAACTGAattcctccagcctccagaaa CTATTCCGTGAAGTAAGAATAATGAAGGTTTTGAATCATCCCAACATAG TTAAGTTATTTGAAGTGATCGAGACCGAAAAAACTCTCTACCTTGTCATGGAGTACGCTAGTGGAG GAGAGGTGTTTGATTACCTAGTGGCTCATGGCAGGATGAAAGAAAAAGAGGCTCGAGCCAAATTCCGCCAG atAGTGTCTGCTGTGCAGTACTGTCACCAGAAGTTTATTGTTCATAGAGACTTAAAG GCAGAAAACCTGCTCTTGGATGCTGATATGAACATCAAGATTGCAGATTTTGGCTTCAGCAACGAATTCACCTTTGGGAACAAGCTGGATACCTTCTGTGGCAGTCCCCCTTATGCTGCCCCGGAGCTCTTCCAGGGCAAAAAATACGATGGACCCGAGGTGGATGTGTGGAGTCTGGGAGTTATCCTCTATACACTGGTCAGCGGATCCCTGCCTTTTGATGGACAGAACCTCAAG GAGCTGCGGGAGCGGGTACTGAGGGGAAAATACCGTATTCCGTTCTACATGTCCACAGACTGTGAAAACCTGCTTAAGAAATTTCTCATTCTCAATCCCAGTAAGAGAGGCACTTTAGAG CAAATCATGAAAGATCGATGGATGAATGTGGGTCACGAAGATGATGAACTAAAGCCTTATGTGGAGCCACTTCCTGACTACAAGGACCCCCGGCGAACAG AGTTGATGGTGTCCATGGGTTACACGCGGGAAGAGATCCAGGACTCACTGGTGGGCCAGAGGTACAACGAGGTGATGGCCACCTATCTACTCCTGGGCTACAAGAGCTCTGAG CTGGAGGGCGACACCATCACCTTGAAGCCCCGGCCTTCCACTGATCTGACCAATAGCAgtgccccttccccctcccacaaGGTACAGCGCAGTGTCTCAGCCAACCCCAAGCAGCGGCGCTTTAGTGACCAGG CAGCTGGTCCTGCCATTCCCACTTCTAATTCCTACTCTAAGAAGACTCAGAGTAACAACGCAGAGAATAAGAGGCCAGAGGAGGACCGGGAGTCAGGGAGGAAGGCCAGCAGCACCGCCAAAGTGCCTGCCAGCCCCCTGCCGGGCCTGGAGAGGAAgaagaccacccccaccccatccacg AACAGCGTCCTCTCCACCAGCACAAATCGAAGCAGGAATTCCCCACTTTTGGAGAGGGCCAGCCTTGGCCAGGCCTCCATCCAGAACGGCAAAGACAG CCTAACCATGCCAGGGTCCCGGGCCTCCACGGCTTCTGCTTCCGCCGCAGTCTCTGCGGCCCGGCCCCGCCAGCACCAGAAATCCATGTCGGCCTCCGTGCACCCCAACAAGGCCACTGGGCTGCCCCCCACGGACAGTAACTGTGAGGTGCCGCGGCCCAG CACAGCCCCCCAGCGTGTCCCTGTCGCCTCCCCCTCTGCCCACAACATCAGCAGCAGTGGTGGAGCCCCAGACCGAACTAATTTCCCCCGGGGCGTGTCCAGTCGAAGCACCTTCCACGCTGGGCAGCTCCGGCAGGTGCGGGACCAGCAGAATTTGCCCTACAGTGTaaccccagcctctccctctggCAACAGCCAGGGCCGACGGGGGGCCTCGGGGAGCATCTTCAGCAAATTCACCTCCAAGTTTGTACGCAG aaatCTGTCTTTCAGGTTTGCCAGAAG gaacctgaaTGAACCTGAAAGCAAAGACCGAGTGGAGACGCTCAG ACCTCACGTGGTGGGCAGTGGTGGCAATGACAAAGAGAAGGAGGAGTTTCGGGAGGCCAAGCCCCGCTCACTACGCTTCACGTGGAGTATGAAGACCACGAGCTCCATGGAACCCAATGAGATGATGCGGGAGATCCGCAAGGTGCTGGACGCAAACAGCTGCCAGAGTGAGCTGCACGAGAAGTACATGCTGCTGTGCATGCACGGCACGCCGGGCCACGAGAACTTCGTGCAGTGGGAGATGGAGGTGTGCAAACTGCCGCGGCTGTCCCTCAATGGTGTTCGGTTTAAGCGGATATCTGGCACCTCCATGGCCTTCAAAAACATTGCCTCCAAAATAGCCAACGAGCTTAAGCTTTAA